From Scleropages formosus chromosome 1, fSclFor1.1, whole genome shotgun sequence, a single genomic window includes:
- the LOC114912293 gene encoding actin-related protein 3 produces MAGRLPACVVDCGTGYTKLGYAGNTEPQFIVPSCIAIKESAKVGDQAQRRMMKGVDDLDFFIGDEAIDKPTYATKWPIRHGIVEDWDLMERFMEQVIFKYLRAEPEDHYFLLTEPPLNTPENREYTAEIMFESFNVPGLYIAVQAVLALAASWTSRQVGERTLTGTVIDSGDGVTHVIPVAEGYVIGSCIKHIPIAGRDITYFTQQLLREREVGIPPEQSLETAKAVKERFSYVCPDLVKEFNKYDTDGSKWIKQYTGINAITKKEFTIDVGYERFLGPEIFFHPEFANPDFTQPISEVVDEVIQNCPIDVRRPLYKNIVLSGGSTMFRDFGRRLQRDLKRTVDARLKMSEELSGGKLKPKPIDVQVITHHMQRYAVWFGGSMLASTPEFYQVCHTKKDYEEIGPSICRHNPVFGVMS; encoded by the exons ATGGCGGGACGGCTGCCGGCTTGTGTCGTCGACTGTGGCACAGG atACACAAAACTTGGATATGCAGGAAACACAGAGCCTCAATTTATTGTTCCTTCAT GTATTGCCATCAAAGAGTCGGCCAAGGTGGGGGACCAGGCACAGCGCAGGATGATGAAGGGGGTGGATGACTTGGACTTTTTCATTGGTGATGAAGCTATAGACAAACCCACATACGCCACAAAG TGGCCAATCCGTCATGGCATTGTGGAAGACTGGGACCTCATGGAGAGGTTCATGGAGCAGGTCATCTTCAAGTATCTGCGGGCTGAACCCGAAGACCACTACTTTCTCTTG ACAGAGCCTCCACTGAATACGCCTGAAAATCGAGAGTATACAGCAGAGATCATGTTTGAGTCCTTCAACGTTCCAGGTCTTTATATAGCTGTTCAG GCTGTTCTTGCCTTAGCAGCTTCCTGGACATCCAGACAGGTGGGAGAGAGAACACTGACCGGTACGGTAATAGACAGCGGTGATGGGGTCACACATGTCATCCCTGTG GCAGAGGGATATGTTATTGGCAGTTGTATAAAACACATTCCTATTGCTGGCCGCGACATCACGTACTTCACCCAGCAACTGCtgagggagagggaggtgggAATTCCTCCTGAGCAGTCTCTGGAGACTGCCAAAGCGGTCAAG GAACGGTTCAGTTATGTGTGCCCAGATTTAGTAAAGGAATTCAATAAGTATGACACAGATGGGTCCAAGTGGATTAAACAGTACACCGGCATCAACGCCATCACCAAGAAGGAGTTCACTATTGATGTAGGCTATGAGCGCTTCCTGGGACCTGAGATCTTTTTTCATCCAGAG TTTGCGAACCCTGACTTCACCCAGCCTATTTCAGAGGTCGTGGATGAGGTCATTCAAAACTGTCCCATTGATGTGAGACGTCCCCTCTACAAG AACATTGTCCTCTCTGGTGGCTCCACTATGTTCAGGGACTTTGGCCGCCGACTACAGAGAGACTTGAAAAGGACGGTAGATGCTCGACTGAAAATGAGTGAAGAACTTAGTGGTGGCAAGTTAAAG CCTAAACCAATTGATGTGCAAGTGATCACCCACCACATGCAGAGATATGCTGTTTGGTTTGGAGGATCCATGCTGGCCTCAACT CCTGAATTCTACCAAGTCTGCCACACCAAAAAGGACTATGAGGAAATTGGGCCCAGCATTTGTCGCCATAACCCTGTGTTTGGAGTCATGTCATAA
- the LOC114910431 gene encoding solute carrier family 35 member F5-like, protein MVLVFIMNRMSSSQSSVLAQRRRMALGIIILLLVDVIWVASSELTLYIFKHQDYNKPFFSTFAKTSMFVLYLLGFLVWRPWRQQCSGRLCGRPTAFFADAEAYLTTCTTDNNLSNSLSEPLYVPVKFQDAPAEQASNAKGNSERSPKKHRVRFSNIMEVRQLPSTQALEAKLSRMSYPAAKDHESMLKTVGKLTVIEVAKISFFFCFVWFLANLSYQEALSDTQVAIVNMLSSTSGLFTLILAAIFPSNSSDRFTLSKLLAVVLSIGGVALVSFSSSSGSDEEGALGILWSLAGAVLYAVYIVMIKRKFEREDRLDIPMFFGFVGLFNLLLLWPGFLLLHYAGFEPFELPSKLVWMYIIVNGLVGTVLSEFLWLWGCFLTSSLIGTLALSLTIPLSIIADMCMQKVQFSWLFFAGAIPVFLSFFIATLLSHYNNWDPVMVGLRRVFAFVCRKHRIQRLPEDSEQCESLIPLHNVLQDNGGSCS, encoded by the exons ATGGTGCTGGTTTTCATCATGAACCGGATGAGCAGCTCCCAGAGCAGTGTGCTGGCCCAGCGGAGGCGCATGGCTTTGGgcatcatcatcctcctgctCGTAGATGTTATCTGGGTGGCCTCTTCAGAACTCACCTTG TATATATTTAAGCACCAAGACTACAACAAGCCCTTCTTCAGCACCTTTGCCAAGACATCCATGTTCGTCCTCTACCTGCTGGGATTCCTGGTGTGGCGACCATGGAGACAGCAGTGTTCGGGCAGGTTGTGCGGCCGACCCACAGCCTTT TTTGCTGATGCAGAAGCCTACTTAACCACTTGCACTACAGACAACAATTTAAGTAATTCCCTA AGTGAACCCCTCTACGTTCCTGTCAAGTTCCAAGATGCACCAGCAGAACAGGCCAGTAATGCCAAGGGAAACTCTGAACGAT CCCCTAAAAAGCACCGGGTACGTTTTAGCAACATCATGGAGGTTCGGCAGCTGCCGTCCACCCAGGCGCTGGAGGCTAAACTGTCACGGATGTCCTATCCAGCGGCCAAAGACCATGAGTCCATGCTAAAAACGGTTGGCAAACTTACTGTGATTGAAGTAGCAAAAATtagcttcttcttctgctttgtG TGGTTCCTAGCAAACCTTTCCTACCAAGAAGCACTGTCTGATACGCAGGTAGCCATTGTGAACATGTTGTCCTCTACTTCAG GTCTTTTTACTCTGATCCTGGCTGCCATTTTCCCGAGCAACAGCAGTGACAGGTTTACGCTCTCCAAGCTTCTAGCAGTCGTGCTAAG CATTGGGGGTGTGGCCCTTGTGAGCTTTTCCAGCTCCAGCGGCTCCGATGAGGAAGGTGCATTAG GGATCCTCTGGTCTCTGGCCGGGGCCGTCCTTTACGCTGTCTACATTGTAATGATCAAGCGGAAGTTTGAGCGGGAAGACAGGCTGGACATCCCCATGTTCTTCG GCTTTGTAGGATTGTTcaatctgctgctgctctggccTGGCTTCCTCCTCTTGCACTACGCGGGTTTCGAGCCATTCGAGCTGCCCAGCAAGCTGGTATGGATGTACATCATTGTCAATGGCCTCGTAGGAACCGTGCTCTCCGAGTTCCTCTGGTTGTG GGGCTGTTTTCTCACCTCATCTCTGATAGGCACGCTCGCCCTGAGCCTGACGATACCGCTGTCCATTATAGCCGACATGTGCATGCAGAAG GTGCAGTTTTCCTGGCTGTTTTTTGCTGGTGCTATCCctgtatttctgtctttttttattgcaaCTCTTTTAAGTCACTACAACAACTGGGACCCAGTGATGGTGGGACTGCGAAGGGTGTTTGCTTTTGTATGTCGAAAACACCGCATTCAAAG GTTACCAGAGGATAGTGAGCAGTGTGAGAGCCTTATCCCCCTGCATAATGTGTTGCAGGATAATGGAGGGAGCTGTTCGTGA